AAAATGCACGGTCTTTTTTTAATCTGTTTTTTAATTTTAACTAGCACAACGGGTTATATAGTATTATATCTTAATGACTGGTCAGCGATAACTTCAAAATCCAAAGCATTGCGTGTTGATAACGATACACATATATTTGCGAGCAACGTATTCTAAAGAGGGATAGTGTTTTTTTGCATTGACTTAGTGTTGGAATAAGTTGTATAATCTAGAAAAATTAAAATTGTAGTGAACATACTTAATCTAATAGGACGAAACAAAAAACTGTTTGAGAAGGATGTACAGGCCTACTCAGACAAGATCAAAAGTCTTGTTGAAAGTTCAAAATTCCTTGTTCTAGGTGGAGCAGGTTCGATAGGTCAGGCAGTTACTAAAGAGATATTTAAACGCAACCCTCTGAAGCTTCATGTGGTGGATATTTCTGAAAATAATCTTGTTGAATTGGTTAGGGACTTAAGGAGTTCCCATGGATATATTGATGGTGATTTCAGGACATTTGCTATAGATATAGGTTCTTTGGAGTATCATGTATACTTTGAGAATGAGGGTGATTTTGACTATGTTCTGAATTTATCGGCTTTGAAACATGTGCGCAGTGAGAAAGATCCTTATACTTTGATGCGCATGATTGAAACTAACATCTTCAATACTGAGAAAACAATTGATCAAGCGGTAAGCCTTGGTGCCCAAAAATATTTTTGCGTTTCCACTGACAAGGCCGCAAATCCCGTGAATCTAATGGGCGCATCTAAACGCATCATGGAAATGTTTTTGATGCAGAGGAGCCAGCAAATCCAGATTTCCACAGCTCGATTTGCAAATGTAGCATTCTCTGATGGTTCATTGCTGCACGGGTTTAATCAGCGTATCGCTAAAAAACAACCTATAGTAGCGCCACGAGACGTTAAAAGATATTTTGTAACTTCACAGGAGTCTGGAGAATTGTGTCTCATGTCTTGCCTATTTGGAGAAAATGGAGACATCTATTTTCCTAAACTCAGTGAAAACCTGCATTTGATCTCATTTGCTGAAATCGCAAAGAAATATTTAATAGTGATGGGTTATGCACCTTTTGAATGCAGTTCTGAAGATGAGGCGCGGGAACTCATTGGAACGCTTCCGGAACAAGGAAAGTGGCCGTGCCTATTTACGCTCAGCGACACCACGGGAGAGAAAGATTTTGAAGAATTTTATACTGATGCTGAGGTGCTGGACCTTAATACCTATTCAGATCTCGGAGTAATTAAGAATAATCTTGATGTTGAGAAAGAAAAGCTAGAAAAGTTCAAAAATAGAATTGAACATTTCAAAGAAAAGAAGTCATGGACAAAAAAAGACCTTATAGAACTATTTAACCAAATGTTGCCTGAACTTGATCATCAAGAGAAAGGGAAATTTTTAGACTCAAAAATGTAATGAATGAGGTAGTAAGATTTATAAGGGAGGTACACAAACAGAAAGATGGATTTATCCCCTTACATGCTCCTGTTTTTGAAGGTAATGAGAAACAGTACCTTCTGGATTGCATAGATTCTACTTTTGTCTCTTCGGTAGGAGAATATGTCACAAGATTTGAGGAGCAATTAGCACTCTATACATCGGTTAAAAAAGCAGTTTCTGTGGTGAATGGTACAGCTGCTTTGCAAGTAGGAATGAGAATAGTAGGCGTCGAAAAAAGTACCGAAGTTATAACGCAAGCATTAACTTTTATAGCGACAGCAAATGCCATATCTTATTTAGGAGCAGAGCCTATATTTCTAGACGTAGATGTAGATACCATGGGATTATCCCCTAAGGCTGTTGGAAGTTTTTTGGAAGAACATGCAGAATTAAGAGAAGAAGCTTGCTACAATAAAACAACGGGAAAAAGAATCAGCGCTTGTGTTCCTATGCATACTTTTGGTTTTCCGGTACACCTTGATGAATTGTTTAAGATATGTGCTAAATGGAATATACCCATTGTAGAAGATGCTGCTGAGTCATTAGGTAGTTTTTATAAGGGACAGCATACGGGTTCATATGGTAAGGTAGGTGCCTTTTCATTTAATGGGAATAAAATTGTGACCAGTGGTGGGGGCGGTGCTTTAGTGAGCAACGATGAAGCTTTAATGGTTCGTGCCAAACACCTAACTACCACAGCAAAAGTACCGCACTCGTGGGAATATGTGCACGATGAAGTAGGCTATAACTATAGAATGCCAAACCTTAATGCGGCACTAGCTTGCGCGCAATTAGAACGCTTAGATGCTTATCTGGCAAATAAGCGCAAACTGGCCCGAGAATACCAAGCATTTTTTGCCGAGCAGTCTATAAAATTTAGAACAGAAACGCCCAATACCAAAGCCAATTATTGGCTAATGTGTGTAGAACTAGAAGATAAAGCCGAACGTGATGCCTTTTTAAAAACAACCAATGATGCCGGCGTAATGACGCGCCCCATTTGGCAATTGATGCATCGCTTGCCCATGTTTGCAAACTGCATGACTGACGGTCTTAAAAACTCAGAGTTTTTTGAAGATAGAATTGTTAATGTACCAAGTAGTTTTAGAGTTTGATCGAGAAAAACCCCATATTGTTAGTTGGTGGTGGGGGCATTGTGCCTCTGTTATTGATGTAATTGAATCACAAGGGGCATACCAGATTATTGGTATTGTTGACAAAGAGGAATTTAAAGGTCAACAGCTTTTAGGATATAATTACATAGGAGAAGATAAAGACTTACCTGATTTAATATCAAAGTTTAAAAATGTTGTTATCACCTTAGGTATGATCAAGAGCAACACCTTAAGGGTGAAATTATTTAATTTAACTAAAAGTTTAGGAGCAAATTTTCCTGTAATAAAATCCCCCAGCGCCCATGTTTCAAGGTATTCAAAAATTTCACCAGGAACTGTGGTGATGCATCATGCTATAGTTAACTCACATAGCAAAATTGGCGAGAATTGTATAATCAATACAAAAGCATTGATAGAACATGATTGTATAATTGGGAATCACTGTCATATGTCTACCGCCGCAACCGTAAATGGCTCTTGCACTATTGGGGATAACGTAATGATAGGAAGTAATTCTGTTTTGTTAAATGGTGTCAAGGTTATAAGTAACACGATAATAGGTGCCGGCGGTGTAGTGGTTAAAAATGTTGATGTGGCTGGAACATTAGTTGGTAACCCAGCTAAAACTCTATAAAAATGCAAGGTAATATATCAAAAATTTCCATTGACTCAAATGCTTCTTTAC
This genomic interval from Nonlabens spongiae contains the following:
- a CDS encoding UDP-N-acetylglucosamine 4,6-dehydratase; its protein translation is MNILNLIGRNKKLFEKDVQAYSDKIKSLVESSKFLVLGGAGSIGQAVTKEIFKRNPLKLHVVDISENNLVELVRDLRSSHGYIDGDFRTFAIDIGSLEYHVYFENEGDFDYVLNLSALKHVRSEKDPYTLMRMIETNIFNTEKTIDQAVSLGAQKYFCVSTDKAANPVNLMGASKRIMEMFLMQRSQQIQISTARFANVAFSDGSLLHGFNQRIAKKQPIVAPRDVKRYFVTSQESGELCLMSCLFGENGDIYFPKLSENLHLISFAEIAKKYLIVMGYAPFECSSEDEARELIGTLPEQGKWPCLFTLSDTTGEKDFEEFYTDAEVLDLNTYSDLGVIKNNLDVEKEKLEKFKNRIEHFKEKKSWTKKDLIELFNQMLPELDHQEKGKFLDSKM
- a CDS encoding LegC family aminotransferase — protein: MNEVVRFIREVHKQKDGFIPLHAPVFEGNEKQYLLDCIDSTFVSSVGEYVTRFEEQLALYTSVKKAVSVVNGTAALQVGMRIVGVEKSTEVITQALTFIATANAISYLGAEPIFLDVDVDTMGLSPKAVGSFLEEHAELREEACYNKTTGKRISACVPMHTFGFPVHLDELFKICAKWNIPIVEDAAESLGSFYKGQHTGSYGKVGAFSFNGNKIVTSGGGGALVSNDEALMVRAKHLTTTAKVPHSWEYVHDEVGYNYRMPNLNAALACAQLERLDAYLANKRKLAREYQAFFAEQSIKFRTETPNTKANYWLMCVELEDKAERDAFLKTTNDAGVMTRPIWQLMHRLPMFANCMTDGLKNSEFFEDRIVNVPSSFRV
- a CDS encoding acetyltransferase, coding for MKIELLMYQVVLEFDREKPHIVSWWWGHCASVIDVIESQGAYQIIGIVDKEEFKGQQLLGYNYIGEDKDLPDLISKFKNVVITLGMIKSNTLRVKLFNLTKSLGANFPVIKSPSAHVSRYSKISPGTVVMHHAIVNSHSKIGENCIINTKALIEHDCIIGNHCHMSTAATVNGSCTIGDNVMIGSNSVLLNGVKVISNTIIGAGGVVVKNVDVAGTLVGNPAKTL